In Candidatus Aegiribacteria sp., a genomic segment contains:
- a CDS encoding nitroreductase family protein encodes MPGNPVIESLMQRKSIRKYTTEQPSDEVLEAIVRAGQQAPFAMQLGSLLLSRDIENNVFRSPLQFTICVDIHRMEKIMDRRGWKREASDLFTLLFGIQDAAYMAQNMVTAAESFGLGSCFIGNAPFMAGKIREEYELPERIFPLVILTMGYPAEEPPVRPRYPVEFHLFEDRYPEFTDEVVSAATEEMDSGFLDQDYYRNAGYMIPLEDGREETCNFDNYSWTEHISRKLGQWGKDPEDLLQNIRECGFNI; translated from the coding sequence ATGCCAGGTAATCCTGTTATCGAATCGCTTATGCAGAGGAAATCCATCAGGAAGTACACAACTGAACAACCTTCTGATGAAGTTCTGGAAGCAATCGTACGTGCCGGTCAGCAGGCACCGTTCGCGATGCAGCTCGGCAGTTTGCTGCTCTCGCGGGATATTGAAAATAATGTATTCAGATCACCTCTCCAGTTTACCATATGTGTGGATATACACAGGATGGAGAAGATCATGGACAGGCGGGGCTGGAAGAGAGAAGCATCCGATCTGTTTACACTTCTGTTTGGGATTCAGGATGCCGCATATATGGCTCAGAACATGGTTACTGCCGCTGAAAGCTTCGGTCTGGGAAGCTGCTTTATCGGCAATGCTCCATTCATGGCGGGGAAGATAAGGGAGGAGTATGAACTTCCGGAAAGGATCTTTCCACTGGTCATTCTGACGATGGGATATCCTGCGGAGGAACCGCCTGTCAGACCCAGGTATCCTGTGGAATTTCATCTGTTCGAAGACAGATATCCGGAATTCACTGATGAAGTCGTGTCTGCCGCGACGGAAGAAATGGATTCGGGTTTCCTTGACCAGGATTATTACAGGAATGCCGGTTACATGATCCCTCTTGAAGATGGGAGGGAGGAGACCTGCAACTTCGATAATTATTCATGGACAGAGCATATCTCCCGGAAACTGGGACAATGGGGAAAGGATCCAGAGGATCTTCTGCAGAATATCAGAGAGTGCGGGTTCAATATCTGA
- a CDS encoding radical SAM protein, with protein MIREIQTRTIINRVSAPDSWFGLHYNMNLYRGCSHRCIYCDSRSECYGIDCFDRDVLVKTNAVDLLRDRLPRLRIKGTIGTGSMNDPYQPVEKKIELTRRALEVIAENHFPVHVITKSDLVLRDADLLEKISKVYSAVTFTVTTADETLAGKLEPFAPSVTARFKAMRQLSERGIHTGITLMPVLPFITDNPANILAILDMAAESGAEYIIPFLGVTLRDGQREHFLREIEQVFPGMNRKYREHFGNMYHCTVSNAGLLEGILREACDKRSILLEMPFYDPFDNGQMDLF; from the coding sequence TTGATCCGAGAGATACAGACCCGCACCATTATTAACAGAGTAAGCGCTCCTGATTCCTGGTTCGGTCTGCATTACAACATGAACCTTTACCGGGGGTGCAGTCATAGGTGTATCTACTGCGATTCCCGCAGTGAGTGTTACGGCATTGATTGTTTCGATAGAGATGTGCTGGTAAAAACAAACGCTGTTGATCTTCTGAGAGACAGGCTTCCCCGACTGAGAATCAAAGGCACAATAGGAACAGGCTCGATGAACGATCCGTACCAGCCTGTTGAAAAGAAGATCGAACTCACCCGCAGGGCACTCGAAGTAATCGCAGAGAACCATTTTCCGGTTCATGTAATCACAAAAAGCGATCTTGTCCTCCGCGATGCAGACCTGCTTGAGAAAATCAGTAAGGTTTACTCCGCAGTTACTTTTACTGTAACAACCGCTGATGAGACACTTGCCGGGAAACTCGAGCCTTTTGCTCCTTCTGTGACGGCGCGGTTCAAAGCGATGAGACAGCTATCGGAGCGTGGCATTCATACGGGAATCACTCTTATGCCGGTTCTACCTTTCATAACGGATAATCCGGCAAATATTCTTGCCATTCTTGACATGGCAGCTGAATCAGGTGCGGAATACATTATTCCTTTTTTAGGCGTTACTCTCAGGGATGGTCAGAGAGAGCATTTTCTGAGGGAGATAGAGCAAGTGTTTCCCGGCATGAACCGGAAATACAGGGAACATTTCGGAAACATGTACCACTGTACGGTAAGCAACGCAGGCCTCCTTGAAGGAATACTCAGGGAAGCCTGCGATAAAAGATCGATTCTTCTTGAAATGCCCTTTTATGATCCTTTCGATAACGGACAGATGGATCTGTTCTAG